A region of the Mesoterricola sediminis genome:
AGGCCGATGGCCGTGCTGATGCCGAAGCCCAGCACCACGCTCCAGAGCGGGGCGGCCGCGGGGAAGTCGAAGGCGTACCGCACGAGGAAGGCGATGCCGAAGCCGGCGGCGATGCCCACGGCCCCGCCCGTGCAGGTGAGGGCCACCGCCTCCACCAGGAACTGGGCGGCGATGTCCTTGCGGGTCGCCCCGAGGGCCTTGCGGACGCCGATCTCCCGGGTGCGTTCGGTGACGCTGACGAGCATGATGTTCATGATGCCGACCCCGCCGACGAGGAGGGCGATGGCCGCGATGAGGACCATGGCCATCGTCACGCCGCCGGTGACCTGCTGGAAGGTCTGGAGGCCCTCCTCGGAGGTCCGGATCGCGAAGTCGTTGGGCTGGTGGGCCTTGAGTCCGCGGTGGGCGCGGAGGATGGCCACCTCCTGGTCCGTCATCTCATGCACCTGCTCCGGGTCCCGGGGGACGGTGGCGATGTGGAGGGTGTCGCCGCGCCCGTTCTTGATCTGGGGGAACATCTCGTCGAAGACCGTCAGCGGGATGAGCATGAGGTTGTCGGCGCTGCCGCCCATCTGGGAGCCCTTCTTCTCGAGCACGCCGATCACCCGCAGCGCCACGCCGCCGACCAGCACCTCCTGGCCGATGGGATCGCGCCCGGGGAAGAGGGGCTTGGCGACGTCCCAGCCGATCACGCACACGTGGGCCCCGTGGGTGAGGTCCGTCTCGGAGATGAACCGGCCGTCCTCCAGGGTGCTGTTGTTC
Encoded here:
- a CDS encoding ABC transporter permease, yielding MFKAIRNSPFLHALGRENVLFAFRAIVSQKLRSFLTLLGIVAGVATVIAMVSFVAGFNEAVTGAFSAFGTTLVQFQKYEPRFGGPPGLIPEDQRRRRDLTLEDAAALKRLATLAGAVSPERYYQASGTGAVKNRQGTEANGPTIGGVVPDYLTANNSTLEDGRFISETDLTHGAHVCVIGWDVAKPLFPGRDPIGQEVLVGGVALRVIGVLEKKGSQMGGSADNLMLIPLTVFDEMFPQIKNGRGDTLHIATVPRDPEQVHEMTDQEVAILRAHRGLKAHQPNDFAIRTSEEGLQTFQQVTGGVTMAMVLIAAIALLVGGVGIMNIMLVSVTERTREIGVRKALGATRKDIAAQFLVEAVALTCTGGAVGIAAGFGIAFLVRYAFDFPAAAPLWSVVLGFGISTAIGLGFGLWPAMKAAAQDPIDALRYE